One segment of Phaeacidiphilus oryzae TH49 DNA contains the following:
- the pspAA gene encoding PspA-associated protein PspAA has translation MIVRIMGEGQFEIPESLVEGLNKLDDAVFAAVESGDEAAFRSNLTALLAAVRSGGEPVPAETLVPSDASLPYEEATLEEVRALLRDDGLIPG, from the coding sequence ATGATCGTCCGGATCATGGGGGAGGGGCAGTTCGAGATCCCCGAGTCCCTCGTCGAGGGGCTGAACAAGCTCGACGACGCGGTGTTCGCGGCGGTCGAGTCCGGCGACGAGGCGGCCTTCCGGTCGAACCTCACCGCGCTGCTGGCGGCGGTCCGGTCCGGCGGCGAGCCGGTGCCGGCGGAGACCCTGGTCCCCTCGGACGCGAGCCTGCCGTACGAGGAGGCCACCCTCGAGGAGGTACGCGCGCTGCTGCGGGACGACGGGCTGATCCCCGGCTGA